TTTGCTGTTTTTCCACCATTTGAAATTAACTTCATCCAAAACCTCAGATAATTCACTGATAAGCGCTAAAATATTTTTCTGGATCCATACGTCAGGAGTATATTTGTTTTCTAAGTTATGATTTTTTAATATGTAATCATTCAGTTTTTGCTGCATTTCAAAGATATGTTCAAGTTTATCCATAAAGACTCCTTAGTATGTCTTATTATAGCATCAAAGTCATAATAAGTACATTATGACTTTGATTTGTTTTTTAATTAAGAAGCTGTAACAAATCTCCTGCTTCGCGATTAGATACGCATGAAACACAAGCTTTAGAGAAATCCAAATATTTATGAGCGATATTCATAACCTCATCCAAGGTAACAGAATTAATATCATTTAATTTTTTATCTAGATCAAAGATTTCATCTGAAATTAACAGTGTCTTGCCATAAACATTCATTATTGATGTGGTATTTTCCTGTCCCAAAATAAAGGTGCCTTTTAGCTGTTCTCTGCCGCGCTTAAACTCTTCCATAGTAATTCCATCTTTTAATGTTTTTCTAAGTTCTGAAACTACTGTAGTGATTGCCTTTTCAATATTTTGAGGATTGGTTCCGCAATAAACAGAGAAAATACCGTTATTTTTATATGAAGACATAAATGTATAGACAGAATAAGCAAGTCCAAGTTCTTCTCTCACCTTTTGGAATAACTTTGAACTCATAGAACCGCCCAAAACATTGGACAAAATCATCATAGGATGTGTATCTTTTGAGTTAAAGTCCGGAGAAGGGAAACCTAGCGCTATGCTTGCTTGTTCTATTTGCTTAATTTTATAACCACCTTTAGGTACTGAAACATGCTTTGACGCAACTTGTGATTTTAAGCAATACTCAGATTTATCAAAAACATTAGAAAAATATTTTGTAACAAGGTCAGTAACTCGTTCGAAATCAAAATTACCTGCGATTGCGATAACCACATTTTGAGGACAATAATGGTCTTTCATATATCCATTTATTTTTGTCTTGTCAAAGCTATTGACATTTTCAGCATTTCCGATTATCGGACGTCCCAAAGGATTGCCTTCAAAAAACAGTTTTGAAAGATTTTCATGACAAACATCTTCTGGAGAATCTTCTACCATTGAAATTTCTTCTATAACTACTTTTTTCTCTTTTTCTAATTCAGTCTCAACAAAGGTTGAATTGAAAAACATATCGCTTAATATCTCAATACATTTTTCAAGATGTTCATCAATAGATTTGGTATAAAAACAAGTGCATTCTTTTGCTGTAAATGCATTTATTTGAGCACCTATTTTATCAACTGAATCAGCTATTTCAAATGCAGTTCTTGTTGTAGTTCCTTTAAAAAGCATATGTTCTATAAAATGAGATATACCATTGTTTTGTTGATTTTCATAAGCACTGCCGGCACCTACCCAAACACCAATGGAAACAGATCTCAAAAAATCCAATTTTTTCATAATCAATCTTAAGCCATTTGGAAATGAAACCATCTTATGCATAAAAAAGTTACCTCTTTAGAATAAATTTGATGATAGTATGTGAAATATAATATATTTTATTGATTTATATTTTTAGTTTAACCTTAAAAACTTAACTAGTCAACTTAATCATTACACGCTTTTTAAAGTAGAAATATTTTCACTCACTGTTACCAGATTAAAACCCTTTTCTTTTAGCGTTTTTATAATATTTGGCAAGGCCTCTAAAGTGTTTTTGGTAGGATGCATCAATATTAAGTCTCCATTGGCCGCTTTAGATGTAGCTCTCTTATATATCAATGAAGTGTCTTTATCACGCCAATCTATTGTATCTCTGCTCCACATGATTGTTTTATAACCCAACTCAGCGGCTACATCTAAAGTCAATTTATTATAAGAACCAGAAGGCGGAGCAAATAATGTGGTTTTTATTCCACAAGTGCTTTCAATTACCTTTTCGGTTACATATATTTCTTCTTTATTTCTTTCTCTAGAAAGCGTTTTGTGATCTTTGTGAAAATAGCCATGATTAGCAATTTCATGTCCATGAGCCGCAATTTCTTTTAGCACTTCACCATTATTTGCTGCCCAGCTTCCGCCTATGAAAAATGTGCATTTTATATTTTCCTCATCCATAACTTTTAGCATACCATCAATATATTCTGTCCCCCAATACACATTAATCATAAGACTTATATTATTTTTTGAAGTGTCACCGCGATAATATGCCTGAGGAGTATCACTTTTAAAAACCTGTGCAATGTCGTCTTTTATAGATAATGCAAAAACAAAAACCACAGCAACAGCTATAATAATATTGCAAAAAACATCAATAAAATATTTTTCTTTTTTTAACGTGTTTTGCGCCATATGATAATATATTCAAATCATCTCAAAAAAATAAACTTAATTTAAAAATTTAAAATCTATAATTAAGAGTTCTAATTTTTATATAAATTTCTAATACTAAAAAAATCAAATAATTTTTAAAAAAGAAATAACAATAAGATTTATGTTAATTGATAGACAATCTTTTAAAGATATATTATCATTATATAGTATCAAAAATTAATAAGGAGATAATAAATGGCATCAACTTCAATTAAAAACATTTTTGCCCGTGAAGTAATTGATTCTCGTGGAAACCCCACAGTAGAAGCAATAGTTACACTAGAATCTGGAGCACAAGGTGTTGCAGCAGTACCTTCTGGTGCATCAACTGGTATGTTCGAAGCCGTTGAATTAAGAGACGGTGACAAAAAGAGATATTTGGGTAAAGGTGTATTGACCGCAGTTAATAATGTCAATACAGAAATATTTAACGCATTAAAAGGTCGTGACGCGCTTGATTATGCTGCTAACGACAAGATAATGATTGAATTGGACGGAACAGACAACAAAGGTCGTTTGGGTGCAAACGCAATTTTGGCTGTTTCTTTGGCTGCTTCAAAGGCCGCTGCAAACTCTTTGGGCGTTCCCCTTTATAAATATCTAGGCGGAGAAAGCGCTCAAGGTTTACCTGTTCCTATGTGCAACATACTTAACGGTGGCGCTCATGCTTCCAACAACATTGACGTTCAGGAATTTATGATTATGCCTGTCAATGCTACTTCCTTTACTGAAGGAATTAGATGGTGCGCAGAAGTATTCCATAACCTAGCTAAGGTTTTAAAAGGCAAGGGTCTTTCAACTGCTGTTGGTGATGAAGGCGGCTTTGCTCCTAACTTAAACAGCAATGAAGAAGTTCTTGATACAATTATGCAAGCTATTGAAAATGCAGGTTATAAGCCTGGCGTTGATATCAAGATTGCTATCGATGCTGCTTCTAGCGAATGGTACACAGAACAAGGCGACTACTTCTTGCCTAAGAACAAAGTAAGACTTACTCGTGATGAACTCGTTGATTATTGGGACAAGTTATCAACTAAGTATCCTATCATTTCTTTGGAAGACGGTCTTGCTGAAGAAGATTGGGAAGGCTGGAAAAAGCTAACAGAAACTATTGGCGGACGCGTTCAATTAGTTGGCGATGACTTATTTGTTACCAACACTAAGAGACTTTCAAAAGGTATTGAAAACAAAGTTGCTAACTCAATTCTTATTAAGCCCAACCAGATCGGTAGCTTAAGCGAAACCATCAACGCAGTTAAGATGGCTCAAAACGCAGGATATACCGCAATTTTATCACATAGAAGCGGTGAAACTGAAGATACAACAATTGCAGACTTGGCTGTTGCTACAGGCGCAACCCAAATCAAAACAGGTTCATTGTCAAGAAGTGAAAGAATTGCTAAGTTCAATCGCTTGATGTATATCGAATATGAACTTGGAAAAGCTGCAAAATATCCTGGACTTGATGCTTTCTATCAATTGAAAAAATAAAATATTAAATATTTTAAAAGAAGGTGCTTTTAGGCACCTTCTTTTTTTAGTTATGTATAAAAAAGGCTCATACATTATGTATGAGCCTTTAATATTATATTTCTAAATTTTATTCTAAAGCAATTATATAGTAATATAATGGCTGACCGCCAAAATGGCAATCGACATCACACTTGGGATATTTTTTGCTCAATTCTTCTACAACGCTTTCTGCGTCTTCTTGACTTACATCATAGCCAAAATACAATGTGATGTTGGATACATCTTTGTCCATCATTTTGTCAACTAATTCTTTAGTAACAGTGTTGACATCTTGACCTTTTGCAACAATATCCTTGCTGTCAATACCAATGATATCGCCCTGTTCAAGCCGCATATCGTCGCTCAAAGTTGTGCTTCTTACAGCATAAGTTACTTGACCAGCCTTTACAGATTGTAACGATTCCATCATGGTCTCGGTATTTTTTTGTAAATCAGCCTCTGGATCAAAGCTTAATGCACAAGCAATTCCTTGAGGAATATTAACTGTAGGTATAACAATCAAATTACGTTTACTTATTTCTTTTGCTTGTTCTGCAGCCAATATTATGTTTTTATTATTGGGGAAAATAAAAACATTTTCTGCCATTACATTGTCGGCGGCTTTTGCTATATCATCCGCACTGGGATTCATAGTTTGTCCGCCTTCAATTATATAATCAACCATAAGGTCCTTGAAAATGTTAGTCAAACCCTCTCCTGCACAAACACTAACCATGCCCATAGGCTTTAGCTCTTCCTTAGCATGTTTTATTGCACGGTTTTGTTCAAGCATATTTTCAATTTTGATCTTGTCTAATTCTCCAAGTTCCAATGCGCTTTGAAGTGCTGTTCCAGGATTATTAGTATGAACATGCACCTTTACCAAGGACAAATCACCAATAACCAAGACACAGTCGCCAATAGTCATAAGCTTTTCACGGAATCTATCTATGTCTGCTTCGGTAGTTTTCTTATAAATATTGATTATAAAAAATTCAGTGCAATATGCAAATTCTATATCTTCTAGATTTTCTAAATCTGCATGGAACTGCATATAATTATTTATGGGTTTATCTGATATCTTATCATTAAATTCAAGAACTTCGGTAGATTCTATATTGGTTATAACATTATAAAATCCTGTTAAGATAATAAGCAAACCACGCCCACCGGCATCAACTACACCTGCCTTTTTCAAAACCGGCAGCATTTCAGGTGTTTGAAGCAGAACTTGTTCACCAAAATCAATTATGGATTTTAAGAAGTCTTCCATGGTAATTGACTTTTTGGTTATTGATAGTGCATGATCTGCAATTCCTCTGATAACTGTAAGTATTGTTCCTTCTTTGGGTTTGGTTACTGCTTTATAAGCTACGTCTGATCCTTCTTTCAAAGCTCTTGCAAAAATCTTAGGAGTAATATCTTCATTTTCCTGAACAAAAATCGAAGTCATACCTTTAAATATCTGAGATAGAATTACGCCCGAATTTCCTCTTGCACCGCGTAAAGCACCTTTTGAAAGTGCATTAGAAAGATCAATAATATTATTATTAGGACAATTTTCAATTTCTTTTGATGCAGATAACATTGTTAATGACATATTTGTTCCGGTATCGCCATCCGGTACAGGAAAGACATTCAATGAATCTACATAGCTCTTATTTTGATCCAACAGCTTAGCACTGCTTAAAATTAATTTTCTAAGCGTTGCACCATTAATATTTTTTGACATTATCCCCTCCTAATATGGATAAACTAAATAATAAAAACAATTGGCTATTACTACAATTATATGTTTCGTACCACATCAAAATACTAGACCTTAATTCCCACAACATTGACATTGAGGGAATCAACTACCATCCCTGTAAATTTTTCTACATTGTATTTTACGGATTTTTTTATAGACTCTGCAACAGCTTCTATTGAAACGCCATACTTAAGTATAACGTACAAATCTATAAAAATTCGGTCTCCGTTTGTAATAACCTTAACACCCTTGCTCACAGAGTGTTTTTTGAAAAGTTCAGCTATATTATCTGACAATCTTTTGGAAACCAAATCAACTATGCCATAGCAGTCCAACGCAGTATAGCCAGCTACCTGTGCTATAGCTTCTTCGGTAATAGAGATTTTGCCGTAAGCGTTAGTTGTATGAACGGACATAATACCTCTTTTGTCAAAATAGCATAAACTTTTAAGCTAATTATACTATATCATAAATCAATTTTCAATTATTTAAACTTAAGATAAGGTCT
The nucleotide sequence above comes from Clostridia bacterium. Encoded proteins:
- a CDS encoding dUTPase produces the protein MDKLEHIFEMQQKLNDYILKNHNLENKYTPDVWIQKNILALISELSEVLDEVNFKWWKNSKPIDNSALKEELVDVLHFFVSMCLQAGMTAQELYEIYLSKNEENIKRQDGNSEKKGYKPE
- a CDS encoding pitrilysin family protein, whose translation is MHKMVSFPNGLRLIMKKLDFLRSVSIGVWVGAGSAYENQQNNGISHFIEHMLFKGTTTRTAFEIADSVDKIGAQINAFTAKECTCFYTKSIDEHLEKCIEILSDMFFNSTFVETELEKEKKVVIEEISMVEDSPEDVCHENLSKLFFEGNPLGRPIIGNAENVNSFDKTKINGYMKDHYCPQNVVIAIAGNFDFERVTDLVTKYFSNVFDKSEYCLKSQVASKHVSVPKGGYKIKQIEQASIALGFPSPDFNSKDTHPMMILSNVLGGSMSSKLFQKVREELGLAYSVYTFMSSYKNNGIFSVYCGTNPQNIEKAITTVVSELRKTLKDGITMEEFKRGREQLKGTFILGQENTTSIMNVYGKTLLISDEIFDLDKKLNDINSVTLDEVMNIAHKYLDFSKACVSCVSNREAGDLLQLLN
- a CDS encoding polysaccharide deacetylase family protein, with the protein product MAQNTLKKEKYFIDVFCNIIIAVAVVFVFALSIKDDIAQVFKSDTPQAYYRGDTSKNNISLMINVYWGTEYIDGMLKVMDEENIKCTFFIGGSWAANNGEVLKEIAAHGHEIANHGYFHKDHKTLSRERNKEEIYVTEKVIESTCGIKTTLFAPPSGSYNKLTLDVAAELGYKTIMWSRDTIDWRDKDTSLIYKRATSKAANGDLILMHPTKNTLEALPNIIKTLKEKGFNLVTVSENISTLKSV
- the eno gene encoding phosphopyruvate hydratase, with product MASTSIKNIFAREVIDSRGNPTVEAIVTLESGAQGVAAVPSGASTGMFEAVELRDGDKKRYLGKGVLTAVNNVNTEIFNALKGRDALDYAANDKIMIELDGTDNKGRLGANAILAVSLAASKAAANSLGVPLYKYLGGESAQGLPVPMCNILNGGAHASNNIDVQEFMIMPVNATSFTEGIRWCAEVFHNLAKVLKGKGLSTAVGDEGGFAPNLNSNEEVLDTIMQAIENAGYKPGVDIKIAIDAASSEWYTEQGDYFLPKNKVRLTRDELVDYWDKLSTKYPIISLEDGLAEEDWEGWKKLTETIGGRVQLVGDDLFVTNTKRLSKGIENKVANSILIKPNQIGSLSETINAVKMAQNAGYTAILSHRSGETEDTTIADLAVATGATQIKTGSLSRSERIAKFNRLMYIEYELGKAAKYPGLDAFYQLKK
- a CDS encoding DAK2 domain-containing protein — its product is MSKNINGATLRKLILSSAKLLDQNKSYVDSLNVFPVPDGDTGTNMSLTMLSASKEIENCPNNNIIDLSNALSKGALRGARGNSGVILSQIFKGMTSIFVQENEDITPKIFARALKEGSDVAYKAVTKPKEGTILTVIRGIADHALSITKKSITMEDFLKSIIDFGEQVLLQTPEMLPVLKKAGVVDAGGRGLLIILTGFYNVITNIESTEVLEFNDKISDKPINNYMQFHADLENLEDIEFAYCTEFFIINIYKKTTEADIDRFREKLMTIGDCVLVIGDLSLVKVHVHTNNPGTALQSALELGELDKIKIENMLEQNRAIKHAKEELKPMGMVSVCAGEGLTNIFKDLMVDYIIEGGQTMNPSADDIAKAADNVMAENVFIFPNNKNIILAAEQAKEISKRNLIVIPTVNIPQGIACALSFDPEADLQKNTETMMESLQSVKAGQVTYAVRSTTLSDDMRLEQGDIIGIDSKDIVAKGQDVNTVTKELVDKMMDKDVSNITLYFGYDVSQEDAESVVEELSKKYPKCDVDCHFGGQPLYYYIIALE
- a CDS encoding Asp23/Gls24 family envelope stress response protein; this translates as MSVHTTNAYGKISITEEAIAQVAGYTALDCYGIVDLVSKRLSDNIAELFKKHSVSKGVKVITNGDRIFIDLYVILKYGVSIEAVAESIKKSVKYNVEKFTGMVVDSLNVNVVGIKV